The sequence TAGCCCTGTTGGACTTGGTGCATAACGCACACGAATATCTTTTGCCATATTTCTCTCCTCTTATCTTGTTCGCTATTTCTAGCGCATTTATTCAATCGTTCCTATTATACCACAAAGAAAGCGGGACTGAAATGAATAAGTGAGCTTTCTAGCTTTTCTTCCTATATATGAAAAAAGTCAGAACAAATGCTCTGACTGATATCCAATCTATTGGTATCTTATTTTAACCGTTCTTCTAATTCAAAATCGATTGGCAGGGTTTGTAAAAAGTGCTCCAACTCACGTTCCCAGTAGAACCATTCGTGCTTGCCTGGACTGTGGGTATAGGTGACATCCAAACCCAACTTTTCTAATTCCTTGACTTCAAAATTATTGGCCTCATAAAGGAAATCCTGCTCCCCACACCAGATCCAGAGTTTGGTCTTCTTATCTGAAAACTTCTTGGCAGCAGTCTCTAGCGAATAGGGACTAGTCGTCCAATCCTCAATCTCTCCAAAGATCCCCTTCCAAAAAGCTGGTTGCTCCAAGTCATTGTTTTCAAGGTCTCTATCGTGGAAACTCAGAGCACCGGAAAAACTAGCCGCATGGGAGAAACGATTTGTCTTGAGAGCCAAGAGCATCGATCCATAGCCACCCATGGATAGACCAGCAATAAAGGTCTTCTCCCGTTTCTTGGTCATATTAGGGAAGAAGCGAGAAAGAGTCTCTGGCAATTCCTCCGCAATGGCCGTGTAGTAATTGTAGCCATACTGGGTGTCTGTGTAAAAGCCATTATTGGTATTAGGCAGGACCACGATCAGATTGGTATTTCGAAGAATGCGCTCCACATTGGTCCGTTTCAACCAGGAGTGGTGGTTTCCATTCATCCCGTGCAAAAGATAAAGGACTGGAATATCCGTATCTGCTGGATCTTCCACGCGCGATGCATCGGGATAAAGGACGGAAACGCCCCACTCCATCTTCAAGGCTTCTGAATAATACTCAATCTGCATAACTGCCATTTGATTTCCTCTTTCTACTGTTAAAAACACTCGGCAAGCCTTCGGCCACCAAGCGTTTCGTTTTCTACTATTATTTCACTTCCATCACAACTGGTAGGATGGCTGGACGGCGTTTGGTTTGTTCAAACAAGAACTTAGACAAGTTGTCGCGTACCAAACCTTTTAACTCACCCCAGTCAAAGCTGTCTTGTGCCAAATAGCCTTCAACGCTTTGGTTGACCAATTCGCAACTTTCACGAAGAATATCCCGACTCTTCTTAACATAGACAAAACCACGGGTGTGCACGCGCGCTTTGGAAATAATTTTCTTCTCTTTGCGATTCACTGTGATCGCCACGATAAAGATCCCGTCTTCTGACAAGACCTTGCGGTCACGAAGGACAATATTCCCCACATCACCAATGGCATTCCCATCGATCATGACATCTCCAGCTGAGACGCTACCAGCAGGGACAAAGTCCCCCTTTTCGTACTCCATCACAGTTCCGCGTTTTGGAATAAAGATATTTTCAGGCAAGATACCGACTTCCATCGCTACCCGCGCATGGGCATCCAATTCGCGGTATTCCCCTTGGATCGGGAAGAGATATTTAGGACGAAGAAGGTTGATCATCAACTGCAAGTCCCGTGCGTTTCCGTGACCAGATACACGCAAGCTTGACGTGATCAATTTGACAATTCCACCTGCTTGGTAGACCATGTTTTCCACACGAGCCACCACAGCTTCTTTAGCAATAGATGGTGTTGTAACGATGTAGACCAAGTCCCCATCTTTGATTTCCACATAGCGGTGACGGCCAATAGACATCTTGCGCAAACCGTTGATCGGCTCACCCATCCGGCCTGTTTCCAAAATGATCAATTCATGATCTTCAAAACGGCTCATTTCTTTTGGCTTGATCAAGAGTTTTTCGTTGGCAAGAGACAATTTGTTCAAGCGAATAGCTGTCCGGACGATGTTTTCTACATCAAACCCTGTCAAGACCACTCGACGGCCAGTCTCAGCCGCAGCATCAAAGACCTGCTGGATCCGTGAGAGGTTGCTGGCTACCGCCGCCACGATGACACGACCATCCCAGTCCGCAATGGTGTCCAGGATCTCATCGCCCACTTCTTGCTCACTAGCAACTTGAATCTTACTATCCGCATTGGCTGAATCACTCAAGAGCGCAAGGACACCCTCACGTCCAATTTCAGCTAGGCGGGCAAAATCAGTTGCATACGACTCACTTGCAGTTTGGTCAAATTTAAAGTCTCCTGTATAGACGATATTGCCCTCAGAAGTACCAATCACAATCCCAATACTTTCAGGGATGGAGTGAGTTGTTTGGAAGAAGGAGACGACGGCATCTCCAAAGTCAATTTCAGAATTTTGATCGATGACATGGAAGTCATTGAATTTCTTCACACTGTCATTGCCTTTCACAAAGAGTTTGGCCAACTCAATAGTCAACTCTGTCCCGAATACAGGGACCTTCGCTTCCGCCAAAAGATAAGGCAAGGCCCCAATGGCATCCGCATGACCATGGGTCAAGAAAACACCCGCAATGCGGTCCTTATTTTCAAATAGATAGTCCATATTAGGGATGACGACATCCACCCCAAGTTGCTCATTTTCTGGATACTTCAAACCTGCATCCAAGACAAAAATCGAATCGTTCACTTCGGCAACGTAGAGATTTTTCCCATTTTCTCGAACACCGCCAAGAGTGACTAATTTAATACTACTCACTGTTGTCTCCTTTAGTGTGATTATTTTAATACTTACGGTCCTTGGTCGCCCAAGTCGAATTACAGCTTTGCAAATACTTGCATATCCACTCTATTATACAATTTTTTTCTCTTTTTTTCAAAAAGCTTTCCACAGCAAAAAAGTCCTCTCATCTGAAGTAGATGAGAGGGCTTCTAGGCGCCTATTTTTAGGGGGAAAAGACCCTAAAGATGGTAATCTCCCCGTTTATTTTCAATGATCCGCATAGCTGCCTTGATCACATGAAACTTGCCTAACAATTCCTCTAGGCGCTTACTATTTCGCTCGCTCAATTGGCCGTTCTTTACTGCTTGGGACAGGCGATAAAAATCATCCAAGTCCTCCCCAATGTTTTCAAACAGCTCTTTGGCTTCCTTGAGTCGGTAGCGATTGACTAGGTGGTTCACATCTTTTTTGAAGGAAGTGACATTGCTTTCATGAATGTCCGTATAAGCTTCCTCTTCTTCCTTAGATTCTTGGTAATTGACCGCCTTAAAACAAGTGATGAATTCCCGACTTTTGATATTGCAGACAAAGATAACACCATCATTGGCTACATAGGCTTCCGTGTTAGCTGGTTGAACCACATTGCTATCATAAGGAGAGAGGGAGGGGAGGTGTTGGTTGATCCACCTGTTCAGGTGCTGATCATCTACGCCAAAGCGCTCAAAAGCTCTCTGCCGAAAATGGTCACGACAACTATATTCTTGCGCATATGACAATCCCATACTCTCACCTCCTCCTGAATATTTTATAAAAATGGCCTCCAGTCTTACGGGACTAGAGGCCTGGTCTGCTTTACTGACTTGGTGCAATTAACCTTTTGGCTAACAAAACAATGTTTATGATGTTGATTTCATTTAATAGTATTTGTGTAAAATACCAGAGGTTTTCTTTGCTATCCCAAATCCAAATGATTAGTTTCCGACTGGACGCATTGAAGTTTGAAAACCTTTACAAAAAGCTTCTACCTACTATTTCCACGTTTTCTTATGTCTCCGAGCAAACTAAGCAGGTTCGCCCGACCGTCCAACCGATCCGACACACACGACATGACTGCTCTTTTACGATAAGAGCATGAACAGATATCAGCAAAACAGACCTAAAACGAAGTAACCTAAATGATATCTCTACAAGGCATTGGTATCAATCCCTTCTTCATCTTTCTAACTATATTATACTCACCTACCAGAATAATTGCAAGCGATTTCAGCTGAAACTAGTTCCTATTTTTATGTGGTTTTATTGATGATTTAAGAAAAAGAAAAGAGGCTGGGACAAAAGTCCTAGCCTCTCAATTATTTTTGGATTGTCGAGCAAAACGCAGTGGTTGAGTGGGCTCTACTACGCTGATTTCATCAGCTTTTACAGCCCTACTCAACTGTGCGGAGGTGGGACGACGAAGCGTCCACAATCGTATAGATTCTGTCCTACTCCCTATTTTGACTGTATCCGCTACGCCCTTTGTATCTTATTCTTTCTCAAATAATTGATAGTAGTCTGCGATGGTCATTTGGGCTTTTTCTTCTTGACTGAGGTCTTGGACGATGTGCCCGTCTTTCATCACAATCAAGCGATTTCCATATTTCAAAGCATCTTCCATGTGGTGGGTGATCATAAGAGCAGTAAGAGCGTCTTGTTTCACAAACTGATCCGTCAAGGTCATGAGGGCCTGACTCGTTTTTGGATCCAAGGCTGCAGTGTGTTCGTCTAGAAGCAAGAGTTCTGGACGTTTCAGTGTCGCCATCAACAGACTCAAGGCTTGTCGTTGCCCACCCGATAGAAACTCAACGGCTGTATCGATATGATTTTCCAAGCCATTGCCGATCTTAGCAAGGACTGTTTGAAACTCTTCTTTATAGCTGGCCAAGTGACGCGGGATCAAGCCACGTTTTTCTCCACGAAACTTCGCTACCAAGAGGTTTTCCGCTACTGTCATGCGAGGCGCTGTGCCCATTTTAGGATCTTGAAAGACCCGCGATAAGTACTTGGCTCTTTTTTCAGGAGAATAGTTGGTTACATCTTCCCCCAAAATATAAATCTTCCCACTGCTCACCGGAAGCGTCCCAGCAATAGTATTAAAGAGGGTTGATTTTCCAGCTCCATTGCCCCCCAAAATTGTGATAAAATCATGCTCTCGAATTTCCAAGGAAACATCATCCAGAATGACTTTTTCTTCGTTCATCCCATTGCTCACAGCTTTGGTTACATTTTTTAATTCTACAATTGCTGTCATTTACTGAATTTCGCTCCTTTCATGATTTTTCCCTTAAAGGTTGGAATCATCAGGCAGATTGCTAGGATCAAGGCACTGAAAATCCGGATATAGCTGGTATTGATACCAAGCGCAATCACAGCCCAAATCAAAAATTGGTAGGCGATCGATCCGACTGCGACGCTGAGCAAACGCTCCGTCAAGGTGACATTTGAAAAAAGAACTTCCCCAATAATGAGACTAGCAAGTCCAATAACGATGACACCAATCCCACGTGAAGCGTCGGCATAACCTTCTTGCTGGGCCATCAGTGCACCAGAGAGGGCAATAATCCCATTTGAAATCACCAAACCCATCAATTCCATCTGGTCGGTATTGATCCCAAAACTTTTAGCCATGTCAGAATTGTCACCTGTCGCGATATAGGCTTGACCCAAACGTGTATCTAAAAAGAAAATCAAGCCAAGAATCACAAGCGTTACGAAAATCAAGCCAATTAAAATTTCACTTAAACCTCCAGCAAAGGGAAGATAATCTTGAATTTTTTTATAACCCAAGAGTCCCAGATTGGCCCGTTGCATCACAAAAAGAATGACTGAGTTACAAGACGTCATCACAAGAATTCCTGACAAGAGCGTAGGGATTTTCCCTTTTGTATAGAGAAGACCCGTCGCAAGTCCTGCCAAGCATCCTGCACCAATAGCAGCAAGCGTCGCTATAAGCGGATTGACCCCCTTGGTAATCAAGGTCACCGCCACCGCTCCTCCAAGCGGAAAGGAACCTTCAGTTGTCATATCTGGAAAATCTAGAATTCGGAACGTCATAAAGATTCCTAACCCTAAAATGGCCCAAATCAAACCTTGTGAAACAATTGAATTTATCATAGTTTCTCCCTTCGATAATAGTAGTTTAATTGTAACATAAATATGGAGGAGAACCTATAGCTTTGGAAGAATTAATTCTAATCTGTGTTCTAACTTCCTAAAATTCATTTTCCTTTTTCAGTCGATTCGAACAAACCATCTCACCGGCATCGCAGAGATCAATAGAAAAAAACGAACGATAGGTACCTTGCCTTTGTGAAAACCAAGGTTTTTCATTCGTTTTTTCTATCATCAAGTTTGATCTTTGGAAGTATTTCTAGTCGCTTTGTTTCCTATCTTGCTCTACGACAATAAGGGTGTGAAGTTCTTCCACTCCAAACCCTACTGTTATTCCAATTTCAAGTGGATTCATTCCCCTTGTTGCCGACAGTTTGATCTTTCAAATTGCTGTACTAGTATACTGTTTTCTCAATTTTAAGTCAATGAAATTCTACTGAAACTAGTAACAGAATTATTTCTGATATATTTCACACCTCTATTTACATGGTTTTTCTACTTCTATAATAGATAAACAAAGAGGCTTGCTCTCTCAAGCAAAGCCTCTTCATTTTTGAACTAAAATGGTCACCTCATCAACAAATTTGTCGATGCCACCTCCATTTTAGTCTTCGCGTTTTTTACGTTTTGCAAGTCCCGCAAGTCCGACCATACCAAGTGCCGCACCTAACAATGCAGCAGACGCTGATTGCTCTTCACCAGTTTCAGGAAGTGCTGGAGCTGGAGGAGTTGTAGGTGTTGGTGGTGTTGGCGGTGTTGGTGGTGTTGGCGGTGTTGGCGGTGTTGGTGGTGTTGGCGGTGTTGGCGGTGTTGGCGGTGTTGGTGGTGTTGGCGGTGTTGGCGGAATAACAGTGTTATTAAACTCTGTATCTTCTGGCAACTTAGTAGTAGCTACTAATACCTTACCTGCTTTATTTACCACGATACCAACAGTTGCAACCATCTTATCGTATACAACACTAGAATCAGTGCCACGGATTTCTTCTACATGATAGATATAGGTACCTTCTTCTCCACGTTTGAATTCAAGAGCGGTTACTTCTTTTCCTTCTTTATTGGTATATTTAATTGGAGTGAATTTGATGTTTCCGTTAGCATCATTTGTTACTGTCGTAACCACAACACCATCTTTGTCTTTAAGCACGAAGCTGAATTCGTTAGCTTTAAGCTCACGGCCTTCCAAGCGTTTAGTGAAGTTGAATTCCACTTCAACTGGTACGTTGTTTACACGTTTTTCAGTTGGTTTGCTTGGTTTTTCAACTTTCTTAGTTGTTGGGTTGTAGTAGTTTACTACTTGAGCCGCAGTGTTTTCGATATCTACACCACCAGGTACATCAGCTTTCACTGTTGTTGGGATGTCGAACTTGTAGTAACGTCCAAAGGCGAACTTAGTTGTATCGATAACTTGTGTGTTGTCTGCGTCGCCAAGTGACTTAGTGAAGCCATCTTTAAGGGTTGCAGTGATCACACCGTTGTTCACAGTGATATCGAATTTATCTGTTACTTCTGCGCCTGTTACTGAATCGTAAGCTTTGATCTTAGTAGAATCAAGTTCCAATTTAGCTTCATCGTAGTCATCTGAGATTCCTACTGATTGGATGTTGTCCTTGTTAGCTGCGTCAAATTTAGTTGTATCCAACCATACTTGGTAAACCAACTTGTCGCCACGGTTCACAGTCTTAGTGTTCAAGTTTTCTTTTTCGTTGTTTGATGCATCGTCCGCATATGGGTCCGCATTGGTATCTGCGTACTTGTCTGCCAACTCTTTATCATCATCAACGAGCTTGTCACCTGTGATATCGTATTTCTCTTTAGAAACAACGTATTTCTCTGGTTGGAACTTAGGTTCTTCTGGAGGAGTCACACGGTTGTTAAACTCTTTATCCGCAATTTCGCCAACAGTCGCGATCAGAACTTTAGCTGTTCCGTCGTGTTTCACTGTGACTGTCACATTCGCTTTCATAGTGTCGTATGTAACGGTTGCGTCGCTTCCTTTAACTTCTTCTACTGTGTAGTTGTGTACGCCTTCTTGACCCTTCTTGAATTCAAGAGCTTTGAACTTAACGTTACCAGCCGCATCATTGCTTACAGTTTCAAGAGTATTACCTTCTGAATCTTTAAGAACGAAGCTGAATTCGTTAGCTTTCAGTTCACGACCTTCCAAGCGTTTAGTGAAGTTGAATTCCACTTCAACTGGTACGTTGTTTACACGTTTTTCAGTTGGTTTGCTTGGTTTTTCAACTTTCTTAGTTGTTGGGTTGTAGTAGTTTACTACTTGAGCCGCAGTGTTTTCGATATCTACACCACCAGGTACATCAGCTTTCACTGTTGTTGGGATGTCGAACTTGTAGTAACGTCCGAATTCGAATTTAGTTGTGTCGATGACTTGTGTGTTTTCAGCATCCCCAAGTGACTTCGTGAAGCCATCTTTAAGGGTTGCAGTGATCACACCGTTGTTGACAGTGATATCGAATTTATCAGTTACTTCTGCGCCTGTTACTGAATCGTAAGCTTTGATCTTAGTAGAATCAAGTTCCAATTTAGCTTCATCGTAGTCATCTGAGATTCCTACTGATTGGATATTGTCCTTGTTAGCTGCGTCAAATTTAGTTGTATCCAACCATACTTGGTAAACCAACTTGTCGCCACGGTTCACAGTCTTAGTGTTCAAGTTTTCTTTTTCGTTGTTTGATGCATCGTCCGCATATGGGTCCGCATTGGTATCTGCGTACTTGTCTGCCAACTCTTTATCATCATCAACGAGCTTGTCACCTGTGATATCGTATTTCTCTTTAGAAACAACGTATTTCTCTGGTTGGAACTTAGGTTCTTCTGGAGGAGTCACACGGTTGTTAAACTCTTTATCCGCAATTTCGCCAACAGTCGCGATCAGAACTTTAGCTGTTCCGTCGTGTTTCACTGTGACTGTCACATTCGCTTTCATAGTATCGTATGTAACGGTTGCGTCGCTTCCTTTAACTTCTTCTACTGTGTAGTTGTGTACGCCTTCTTGACCCTTCTTGAATTCAAGAGCTTTGAACTTAACGTTACCAGCCGCATCATTACTTACAGTTTCAAGAGTATTACCTTCTGAATCTTTAAGAACGAAGCTGAATTCGTTAGCTTTCAGTTCACGACCTTCCAAGCGTTTAGTGAAGTTGAATTCCACTTCAACTGGTACGTTGTTTACACGTTTTTCAGTTGGTTTGCTTGGTTTTTCAACTTTCTTAGTTGTTGGGTTGTAGTAGTTTACTACTTGAGCCGCAGTGTTTTCGATATCTACACCACCAGGTACATCAGCTTTCACTGTTGTTGGGATGTCGAACTTGTAGTAACGTCCAAAGGCGAACTTAGTTGTATCGATAACTTGTGTGTTGTCTGCGTCGCCAAGTGACTTAGTGAAGCCATCTTTAAGGGTTGCAGTGATCACACCGTTGTTCACAGTGATATCGAATTTATCTGTTACTTCTGCGCCTGTTACTGAATCGTAAGCTTTGATCTTAGTAGAATCAAGTTCCAATTTAGCTTCATCGTAGTCATCTGAGATTCCTACTGATTGGATATTGTCCTTGTTAGCTGCGTCGAATTTAGTTGTATCCAACCATACTTGGTAAACTAATTTTGATCCACGTTCAACAGTCTTAGTGTTTAAGTTTTCCACTTCATTATTGATGGTATTGTCCGCATATGGGTCCGCATTGGTATCTGCGTACTTGTCTGCTAACTCTTTATCATCATCAACGAGCTTGTCACCTGTGATATCGTATTTCTCTTTAGAAACAACATATTTCTCTGGTTGGAACTTAGGTTCTTCTGGAGGACGAACTGTGTTATTGAATTCTTTATCAGCTGGTTCTGTCACGTTTGTGATTAAGGCTTTGGCTGTACCATCATGAGAAACAGTAACAGTTACAACAGCAGCCATTGTGTCGTAATCGACAGTTGCGTCTGTACCCTTAACCTCTGTTACAGTGTACTTGTAAGTACCTTCTTGACCCTTCTTGTATTTAAGGGCAGTAACCGTTTCACCAGCTTTATTTGTGTAATCTACTGGGGCAAACTTGATCTTACCAGCTGCATCGTTGGTTGCAGTTGCAA comes from Streptococcus parasanguinis ATCC 15912 and encodes:
- a CDS encoding ribonuclease J; its protein translation is MSSIKLVTLGGVRENGKNLYVAEVNDSIFVLDAGLKYPENEQLGVDVVIPNMDYLFENKDRIAGVFLTHGHADAIGALPYLLAEAKVPVFGTELTIELAKLFVKGNDSVKKFNDFHVIDQNSEIDFGDAVVSFFQTTHSIPESIGIVIGTSEGNIVYTGDFKFDQTASESYATDFARLAEIGREGVLALLSDSANADSKIQVASEQEVGDEILDTIADWDGRVIVAAVASNLSRIQQVFDAAAETGRRVVLTGFDVENIVRTAIRLNKLSLANEKLLIKPKEMSRFEDHELIILETGRMGEPINGLRKMSIGRHRYVEIKDGDLVYIVTTPSIAKEAVVARVENMVYQAGGIVKLITSSLRVSGHGNARDLQLMINLLRPKYLFPIQGEYRELDAHARVAMEVGILPENIFIPKRGTVMEYEKGDFVPAGSVSAGDVMIDGNAIGDVGNIVLRDRKVLSEDGIFIVAITVNRKEKKIISKARVHTRGFVYVKKSRDILRESCELVNQSVEGYLAQDSFDWGELKGLVRDNLSKFLFEQTKRRPAILPVVMEVK
- a CDS encoding alpha/beta hydrolase, with amino-acid sequence MAVMQIEYYSEALKMEWGVSVLYPDASRVEDPADTDIPVLYLLHGMNGNHHSWLKRTNVERILRNTNLIVVLPNTNNGFYTDTQYGYNYYTAIAEELPETLSRFFPNMTKKREKTFIAGLSMGGYGSMLLALKTNRFSHAASFSGALSFHDRDLENNDLEQPAFWKGIFGEIEDWTTSPYSLETAAKKFSDKKTKLWIWCGEQDFLYEANNFEVKELEKLGLDVTYTHSPGKHEWFYWERELEHFLQTLPIDFELEERLK
- a CDS encoding ABC transporter permease, with protein sequence MINSIVSQGLIWAILGLGIFMTFRILDFPDMTTEGSFPLGGAVAVTLITKGVNPLIATLAAIGAGCLAGLATGLLYTKGKIPTLLSGILVMTSCNSVILFVMQRANLGLLGYKKIQDYLPFAGGLSEILIGLIFVTLVILGLIFFLDTRLGQAYIATGDNSDMAKSFGINTDQMELMGLVISNGIIALSGALMAQQEGYADASRGIGVIVIGLASLIIGEVLFSNVTLTERLLSVAVGSIAYQFLIWAVIALGINTSYIRIFSALILAICLMIPTFKGKIMKGAKFSK
- a CDS encoding ABC transporter ATP-binding protein — encoded protein: MTAIVELKNVTKAVSNGMNEEKVILDDVSLEIREHDFITILGGNGAGKSTLFNTIAGTLPVSSGKIYILGEDVTNYSPEKRAKYLSRVFQDPKMGTAPRMTVAENLLVAKFRGEKRGLIPRHLASYKEEFQTVLAKIGNGLENHIDTAVEFLSGGQRQALSLLMATLKRPELLLLDEHTAALDPKTSQALMTLTDQFVKQDALTALMITHHMEDALKYGNRLIVMKDGHIVQDLSQEEKAQMTIADYYQLFEKE